The nucleotide sequence ATTTTTATCAACGCACGATTAATGTATCTGCAGATAATTGATAAAACTCATAATATCGTTCTCGGAAGAATCTGTACCACATTATTTATTCGATACCCCAGGTCTCTACCGGATCTGGAGAAGATTCCAAATGCAGATGCCCACCCTCGATAAACGTCTCCCAGGGAAAATGAAATGAGTTCCATGATTTTCCGTTCAGTGTTGCTGAACGAATATATTTGTGTTCAAAAGGGTCCCCTTCAACAGTAATGACAAATTCTTCTCCGGGATAGTGGTCCTGGTGAAGCTTGATGCGTACTTCTTCAAACATCGGAAGCGACATTTGTAGTGTCGGCTCCTGATCACTTCCACCGGCAACATCAAACAGTCCCATCCCCGCAAGAACAAACCATGCACCTAATTGTCCCTGATCTTCATCCTGGCCTAAACCATACCCGTGAATAGGTTCGGTGCCATAAAACGAATCGCTGATATTTCGAACCCATTTCTGGGTCAGCCACGGTTTACCGGCATAGTTAAACAACCAGGAGATATGCAGACTCGGCTGATTTCCATGATTGTAAACTCCGCCCACCGCTGCAAATGCATCGATTTCCTCACTGCTCGAAAAGTTTTCTTTTTCGGCTGCTTCAAACAGTTTGTTCAGGCGCTCATTGAAGATATCTTTTCCAATTTTATCCACCAGTCCCTCAGGATCGTGCGGCACATAAAATGTATATTGATACGCATTCCCTTCCTGAAATCCTCTCCAGGGTTCAGCCGGATCAAAGTCATCAATAAAATCTCCATCCAGCCCGCGCGGTCGGATAAAACCGGTCTCTTCATCATAGAGCTTTTTCCAGCCGTGAGATAGATTCATAAGCGTTTCATAATCATCGGATTTACCCAGTGATTTTGCCATTTGAGCCGCCGCATACGCGCTAAAGCTGTACTCCATCGTGTGGGAAGCTGCAAACCGGGATGATCTATTTGTGGAACCGGAATAATACTCACCAGAATTCTCAAATGGTACATACCCATGCTCAAGAAAAGCTTTCACATCCCGCTTTCCTGCACCATACGGCCGATTGATCCAGCCAAGCTCATTACCGCGAACTGCTTGCCACGCTGTCTCAGTATCCAGTCCCTGAATCTCCCTGTTGTATCCGGATGCAATGAACTGCCCAACAAAATTTGTACCAACACCGGAGACGTATTTAAATGTAGCCATGCCATCAGACAACCATCCGGTTTCCTCAAAAAAGTCGAGATGGGTGTTCAGGTATTCACTCAGATAATCGGGATAGGCCATCGCCCAGAGAGTTCCGAGGTTCCAGAATGCTCCCCAAACAGCATCGGTATTGTAGTGATTATATAAAGGCTTCCCGTTATCATCCAGCGGTATTTGTCCGATGGCGTGATTATTTTTTCGATACTTTCCATTCACATCGTTGGCCAGGCCCCTTCCTAAAAGTGCATGATACAGGCCGGTGTAGAATTTCACTCTATTCTCTTTTGAGCCTCCTTCAACGGCAATCCGTCCCAGCATCGATTCCCACTTCTCTTCTGCCTGAGCCCTGGCCTCTTCAAAAGAGATCCCCTCAGACTCCGTTTCCAGGTTTAACCTCGCGTTTTTAGTGCCGGTGTACGACAGGCCTACTTTCACCGTGACATTTTCCTGATCACTTGTATGAAAATTAAAGTACATTCCGGCCCCTTTACCCTGAACGGATTCATCGCCGGGATTAATCTCACTCCCTGCAAATGTTCCGAATGCTTCCGGGGTTTTATCCATTTTCGCTACAAAATACATGGCTACAGCAGCACCGCTTTGATAGTTTTTAACATACTCGGGCAGCGTAATAACAAATCCCTCAATTTCCCGGTCCGATACTTTCCGAACAAAAGCATCAATCACTTCCCCACTCTCTCCCTGCCGGGACCCTATATCAA is from Balneolaceae bacterium and encodes:
- a CDS encoding GH92 family glycosyl hydrolase; the encoded protein is MMKDDVSALKIFTVKRVLLIFCLTLFGSYEIFAQADRFSAYVDPNIGTAHSRWFFHTPAANPFGMAKPSATTDGHYGNASGWEAVGYDPRHESIESFVNFREFQIGGIALMATTGELKTTPGLLEEPDKGYRSRFSKENEVGRPGYYSVLLDDYDIKAELTSTPRVAFHRYTFPESEESNLLFDIGSRQGESGEVIDAFVRKVSDREIEGFVITLPEYVKNYQSGAAVAMYFVAKMDKTPEAFGTFAGSEINPGDESVQGKGAGMYFNFHTSDQENVTVKVGLSYTGTKNARLNLETESEGISFEEARAQAEEKWESMLGRIAVEGGSKENRVKFYTGLYHALLGRGLANDVNGKYRKNNHAIGQIPLDDNGKPLYNHYNTDAVWGAFWNLGTLWAMAYPDYLSEYLNTHLDFFEETGWLSDGMATFKYVSGVGTNFVGQFIASGYNREIQGLDTETAWQAVRGNELGWINRPYGAGKRDVKAFLEHGYVPFENSGEYYSGSTNRSSRFAASHTMEYSFSAYAAAQMAKSLGKSDDYETLMNLSHGWKKLYDEETGFIRPRGLDGDFIDDFDPAEPWRGFQEGNAYQYTFYVPHDPEGLVDKIGKDIFNERLNKLFEAAEKENFSSSEEIDAFAAVGGVYNHGNQPSLHISWLFNYAGKPWLTQKWVRNISDSFYGTEPIHGYGLGQDEDQGQLGAWFVLAGMGLFDVAGGSDQEPTLQMSLPMFEEVRIKLHQDHYPGEEFVITVEGDPFEHKYIRSATLNGKSWNSFHFPWETFIEGGHLHLESSPDPVETWGIE